From a region of the Kwoniella newhampshirensis strain CBS 13917 chromosome 11, whole genome shotgun sequence genome:
- a CDS encoding mitochondrial 54S ribosomal protein uL23m, with the protein MSRVIRRAFSAFPPRAGPSSLPAPATLFPSASSATSTLPQSVRRRRAEHPPHPQSAPSPLSDPELHDPSSGKRFPLELEKDYRDLISSSEFPDGGDDAQLRGLFLKGTAEWKSRVRGFAPRGRTGRHEYLLGVMGGQKLTSSHGGEGEGEPTPTSTSASADPNQIVGQRIYLPNIQIRLMRNHTPPGQSYDPFIATFRIPPSMTKTDLRSYLLAVYNLKVTFIRTDNYIGEVGRSRTGEIKRKGGSSNTYKRAVVGLNEPFHYPDDMEELYAQGAKSGKGDEPALARDKWLEQNYSLRTSEEMRKRAMFKYYKGSRWRSRTHANLGNTVKEIMKRRKEREDKVTEEVKRRYALVSQASVPAEGEQVAQAA; encoded by the exons ATGTCGCGAGTAATCCGAAGAGCATTCTCCgcctttcctcctcgagcaGGTCCGTCTTCCTTGCCTGCGCCCGCGACACTCTTCCCCTCCGCTTCCTCCGCAACATCGACACTTCCTCAATCGGTCCGAAGACGACGGGCCGAacatccacctcatcctcagtCCGCTCCTTCCCCGCTGTCCGATCCCGAGCTGCAtgatccttcttccggCAAGCGGTTCCCTCTCGAACTAGAGAAGGATTATCGGGAtctgatctcgtcgtcagaGTTTCCTGATGGCGGCGACGACGCACAGCTGAGAGGGTTGTTCTTGAAGGGGACGGCGGAATGGAAgtcgagagtgagaggatTCGCACCTCGTGGGAGAACGGGCAGACACGAATATCTGCTCGGTGTGATGGGTGGTCAGAAGTTGACCTCGTCtcatggaggagagggagaaggagaaccGACTCCGACTTCGACGTCAGCGTCGGCCGATCCTAATCAGATAGTCGGACAGAGGATCTATCTGCCCAATATCCAAATCCGACTGATGAGAAATCACACTCCCCCTGGCCAGTCTTACGACCCTTTTATCGCGACATTCCGAATTCCCCCATCCATGACCAAGACCGATCTTCGATCCTATCTCTTAGCGGTATACAACCTCAAAGTGACATTCATCCGTACCGACAACTACATCGGTGAGGTCGGACGATCGAGGACAGGAGAGATCAAGCGCAAAGGCGGGAGCTCGAACACTTACAAGAGGGCCGTGGTAGGGTTGAACGAGCCGTTCCATTATCCGGACGATATGGAGGAGCTGTATGCCCAAGGTGCAAAGAGTGGGAAAGGGGATGAACCGGCTTTGGCGAGAGATAAATGGTTAGAACAGAATTACAGTTTGAGAACTtcagaggagatgaggaagagagcgatGTTCAAATATTACAAGGgttcgagatggaggtcGAGAACTCATGCCAacttg GGAAATACcgtcaaggagatcatgAAACGAcgaaaagagagagaggacaaggtcaCAGAAGAAGTCAAGAGACGATATGCTCTGGTCTCGCAGGCTTCTGTCCCGGCGGAAGGAGAACAGGTCGCTCAAGCAGCTTAG